Within Cryptomeria japonica unplaced genomic scaffold, Sugi_1.0 HiC_scaffold_1892, whole genome shotgun sequence, the genomic segment AGAGCTGTCGCCGCCGAAAGAGAGACAATATACCACGGCTTTGAAAAATATGTTTGGTGAAACTCGATCATCAACCGATTCCATTTATTTTTGTAATGTTTTCTCGCGTCTGCCATTACCTCGTCAAGCTGAGGAATTGGTTCAAAATTTTTGATTGTATCACCATCTGGAGGTTCAACTGTCATTCCAATTGCAAGTTTGTTGAACATGCCAACTATAACTTCATCGCTGCCGACGAAGCTCTTAATGATTTTGGAATCTTGAAGCAAGGCAACATCTTTCTCTGAATCAATTAATTTATCTAAGAGATTTATATTTATCCATTGTACTATTGGGCAATGTAAATTCTAACTATAACATCTAAAAGTATGAAACGTCATAACACAAGCAattgttaatttaataataaaacaaacaaaatacattaaatagtTGGTATTAATAGAGGTTTAATGTTCTAAAAATCAAACGCTAACTACAATAAAATATATTATCGTCCTTAAAAAGAAGTCCATCCAATCTAGAGCAAAACCATCTAGCCCTAAATAATTCAGAATTGATTCTGACGAGCTTAACAAATATCAAGTCATGATTCAAGATTGAACAATAATAAATTCTACTCTACTTCACTGCATACACAGTTTGAATAAGTGTCATAGCCAGAAGAGCTGTCGCCGCCAAAAGAGAGACAATATACCACGGCTTTGAAAAATATGTTTGGTGAAACTCGCTCATCAATCGATTCCATTTATTTTTGCAATGCTTTCTCGCGTCTGCCATTACCTCGTCAAGCTGATGAATTGATTCAAAATTTTCGATTGTATCACCATCTGGAGGTTCAACTGTCATTCCAATTGCAAGTTTGTTGAACATGCCAACTATAACTTCATCGCTGCCGACGAAGCTCTTAATGATTTTGGAATCTTGAAGCAAGGCAACATCTTTCTCTGAATCAATTAATTTATCTAAGAGATTTACATAACATGAAATCACAGGCTTTTTTGGATTCGATGAACACCTTTGACACTCTTCATAAGCAACCAGGTTCCGCAACAATGTTTCTGTGCTATACTTTACTGTGATTTGAGGAAGGAAAAGCTTACTGATTCCAAACTTGCTCTTTTCAAACTTGATATTGTCTGATTTAATTTCAATACCAGCGTTCTCTAATTTTTCGGCACAAGGGATATGCCTCTCTATTTTTCCCTTTTCGGCACCAACATTGGAAGAAGGTAGTTGCTGATAACCACATCTATAAGCAGTAGACGATTCTGACCTAGACGATTCTGACCTTGGAATTAACCGATCCCTAATCACCATTCTATACAAATCCAATAAATGACATGGATTTTCCTCATCTAGCTTTGATTTTATAGAATCGTCACTTTCCTGTTTTGAATTGAAAGGAAACCCTTTAAACGGGTTGGAGTTGCTCAATATTCTAGCTAATTCTCTTTTTGCATCATCAAACTCCAATTGAAGTAGTTTGATGAGAATAAACAGAGGAACCTGATTTTGCAGCTTCATAATGTCAGTTAATATAGCACTATGCATACAGTTCTTGTAACCCTTATTTTGGAAAACATGGCTATAGGAACCTTGGACATTCTGATCATCTCTTGTTTCCGCTGCACATTTAAAGAATTCAAGAATAAAACAGGCATCAGCAGTCATCATCCAACACAATTTTTCTCCATTGcaatttatttcttcttcttcatagTGCTCCCtgatttctttctctatcttttgaATCTCTTTCATCAACCATTCTTCACTTTTGTTGATCCGTGTCACTAATCTACGAACAGCTTGACGTTTATATTTATCCATTGTACTTTTTTCACCTTGGTGGTAAGGTCCTAACGATACAATGCAAGGAACATAAGCATCCCTATTACTATTCATCATCGGGTCAGGCACCTTAAAAATACAGACCTTTTCACCCCCTTGGCAGATATTACGCGAGCCATCGCCTTGTCGTTGGCTTCCACAACTTGATACAGGAATATCATTTTGTTTACCCTTGATCACAGAACTATGGTTGTTTGAAAGAGCCATGTCGTTTCTGCCTTTTTTATCTTTCACACCACAATTCGGACAATGTTCTGCAGATCTCTGCATAGAACATGGCAAACCTTTGTAAGAGAGAAAGACAAAAGGGCCACCTTAAGATTCAGAATCAATAGTAGCATCGAAAATAACATTGAGAATCAGAAAAAACAAATGGAAACAAAGGCAATCTGTCATCGACGATCGTATAAATGCTATggctattttaaaaaatatttttctcaaaACATGCTTCCACCACTTTTAGTTTTAGTTCAATGAAAGTCCCTCTATATTTACGCTGAAGGTGAATAATATTTTGCATTACTGTTTATGACTCCGTAAAATACCTTTGTACAAGAAAACGATAAATTTAACCTACTATGATGATCATAAGTTGCTTTACTATATTATATGCAGTGTACAAATTTAATCTACTATAATGATCATAAGTTGCTTTACATAAATTACATTAAGTGATATTATATTTCCTCTTGTTCCACATACTCTGACACTCTTTCAATTGCTCCTCTTTCTCCCTCTAGTAGTATTATACCTGTTCTCCACACTAATGTACTATTCCAGCATAGAAGCTGAAGAAAGTGGGAAAATTTTTCATATCATATATTTAGGAAGGATTCTATTGTTTATAATATATTGTAGAGCACACCTTTTAAATTATAGTTTGTGATATCCACTACTACCAATTAGCTTTTTAGTCCATTAGCTTTTTGGCACCTTGTTTTAAATTGCATTATGGTTAAGTTGGTTTTAGTATTCATTTGTACAGTTTTTATTGCATAGTTTTTTTTAAGTAGTTTAATAGGAATGTTAGAAATACTTAATATTAAGTCACTTTGAGGGGAGAAACTTAAAAAGGTCATCAAGAAGAACACAACTCATAATATTATGATTAAATAACATTTACTACCTTGTCTAAATACCTTAATTATTCCTTAAATATCATATAGTTTATAAATTGACATAGATACAAAAATGTAGCACCTAGAATGGTCTAATTATCtaaataagaatattattatgATGGTATAACTTAACTAAAAGTTGTAGTAGTGATGAGATGACTACACATTAACATtacatgagaatttatgagtattataggcttaaaatatattttttaaatttatttgtcaATGATCCAATAAAGAAATAAATGGTTATGACTACAatatattcctttttttttttttttctaaacaaTAATTATCTAGGTGATTATAAATTTTAAAGTAAGttctttaattatttttttattttatttagtacATTATATTCTTTAATAATTTTACTTTTTTAAAGATCCATATACTTATGTTGAGAATGTAGAATTAAAAATGGTTACTTAAGTTATTTAAAATATGGATACTTCCTTGGACTTTTTACTTCTGGaatctctaatatatatatattttttaaaagaatatTCAAAAGCTTAATTAcaataaagaaaatacaaaaaatgttAATAATGTTACCTCCACTTCtaatatttttaattcaaaaatcaagatactaGACAATTAAATTTTTTAACTATAGATAATCTATCTCAATGTTTAATGAGTTTTGATTTAATTAAACTTCTTACCATTTCTCTATTATCTCCACCTAGCAGACTCTTTTTGGGAGGTATTTCATATGTTTTTATCAGTAGCATATGATTAATGCTCATTTAATTCATCAAAATATGATATTTAGAGAAATATCTTATTTCAAATTTAGTAGATTTGTTAATTTTACAACAATTTTTTACAACTTAGTCAAAAAGTGACTTTGGTGTTAGTTAGGAAATATTCATAATAGTTACAATGGTATAACAATACATGTTTTTGTTAGAGTTATAATCTTACCATTTCAATATATCTTCTTGGATAAGAATGTAAAGGGAAATTTCCTTTAAGACTCATAGTTGCTTAGTTGCATGCCCAAATCCTAGATTGTAGTTCCTATTCTAGTTGGCCTCTCTTGCACTATAAATTTTCTCCTATGAGTTGATAATCATGGAGATTAATGGAATTTTTATATTAGCATATTTATTCTACATTTAATGTTTCCATCTCTTGCATATTAACCATGTATTAGCTTCACTAACATAACCATGCTAGTACTATAATTTCTATAGTTGATTCTCGGTTTCTACATGGTACAATAGCCTCATTTTGGATGAATTTTTACTTTGGTTgcaatttttaattataaatattatttctTTGCAACAAgatgattattgttgttgttgtttgtttgGTTTTTCTTTTCGATCATTTTGTGTGTTCTCTATACAAAGTGTTTGTAGTAGACAACAAAAAAGATATTTAAAGATCACTTGAATGGTTTAGATATTTCATTTAATTAACATTGGTGTCTCTTTTCTTGTACATGGTGAGCTAAAATTCTCACATAGTGGATTTTTATTCAGACTACATAAGCATTATTACAAATTGCAGTCTTTTTTGTAGGATCCTTTGGTTTATTCAAAGCTAGATATTCTCTATTGAAGACATGTGAATCCTGCAATTAGTGATCAAAAGGCATCCATTGTGCAAATTAAATTTTGGTATGTAATTTTTGCATGAGATTTTTAAATGTGACCTTTATgtgttctaattaattaaaaatgtGTTAGGTCCATACCATTATATATCCAT encodes:
- the LOC131078251 gene encoding UPF0481 protein At3g47200 translates to MALSNNHSSVIKGKQNDIPVSSCGSQRQGDGSRNICQGGEKVCIFKVPDPMMNSNRDAYVPCIVSLGPYHQGEKSTMDKYKRQAVRRLVTRINKSEEWLMKEIQKIEKEIREHYEEEEINCNGEKLCWMMTADACFILEFFKCAAETRDDQNVQGSYSHVFQNKGYKNCMHSAILTDIMKLQNQVPLFILIKLLQLEFDDAKRELARILSNSNPFKGFPFNSKQESDDSIKSKLDEENPCHLLDLYRMVIRDRLIPRSESSRSESSTAYRCGYQQLPSSNVGAEKGKIERHIPCAEKLENAGIEIKSDNIKFEKSKFGISKLFLPQITVKYSTETLLRNLVAYEECQRCSSNPKKPVISCYVNLLDKLIDSEKDVALLQDSKIIKSFVGSDEVIVGMFNKLAIGMTVEPPDGDTIENFESIHQLDEVMADARKHCKNKWNRLMSEFHQTYFSKPWYIVSLLAATALLAMTLIQTVYAVK